The following are encoded in a window of Amaranthus tricolor cultivar Red isolate AtriRed21 chromosome 2, ASM2621246v1, whole genome shotgun sequence genomic DNA:
- the LOC130806894 gene encoding citrate synthase, glyoxysomal-like, which yields MESTDFSTKARGRLAVLTTHLLTSSADPPQSFSEILDKSYVSSQSLVPPPPNLKGSIVIVDERTGKKYQVPVSEEGTVKATDLKKVTTGNNDKGLKLYDPGYLNTAPVRSSICYIDGDEGILRYRGYPIEELAERSSFLEVAYLLMYGNLPSKSQLASWEFAVSQHSAVPEGVLDIIQAMPHDAHPMGVLVNAMSALSVFHPDANPALRGQDLYKSKQVRDKQIVRILGKAPTIAAAAYLRLAGRHPVLPSNNLSYSENFLYMLDSLGNRSYKPNPRLARVIDILFILHAEHEMNCSTAAARHLASSGVDVYTALAGAVGALYGPLHGGANEAVLKMLNEIGSVENIPDFIEGVKSRKRKMSGFGHRVYKNYDPRAKVIRKLADEVFSIVGRDPLIEVAVALEKAALSDEYFIKRKLYPNVDFYSGLIYRAMGFPPEFFTVLFAIPRMAGYLAHWRESLDDPDTKIMRPQQVYTGVWLRHYTPLKERTETSDADKLGEVSVSNATRRRLSGSGA from the exons ATGGAGTCTACAGATTTTTCCACAAAAGCTCGTGGTAGATTAGCAGTTCTTACCACTCATCTTTTAACATCATCAGCTGATCCGCCCCAATCTTTTTCTGAAATTCTTGATAAAAGTTATGTTTCATCTCAATCTTTAGTTCCCCCACCTCCTAATTTGAAGGGAtctattgttattgttgatgagaGGACTGGCAAAAAGTACCAAGTTCCTGTTTCTGAGGAAGGGACTGTTAAAGCTACGGACTTGAAGAAG GTCACAACTGGAAACAATGACAAGGGACTCAAACTATACGATCCGGGTTATCTCAATACTGCTCCTGTTCGATCATCAATTTGCTATATTGATGGTGACGAAGGGATCCTTAGGTATAGAGGCTACCCTATTGAGGAGTTGGCTGAGCGTAGTTCATTTCTTGAAGTTGCCTACCTTCTGA TGTACGGAAATCTACCCTCTAAAAGTCAATTGGCATCTTGGGAGTTTGCCGTCTCTCAACATTCAGCTGTTCCCGAGGGAGTATTG GATATCATACAAGCAATGCCTCATGATGCTCACCCAATGGGTGTTCTTGTTAATGCGATGAGTGCTCTTTCTGTTTTTCACCCTGATGCTAATCCAGCTTTAAGA GGTCAGGATCTTTATAAGTCGAAACAAGTGAGAGATAAACAGATTGTAAGAATTCTTGGGAAG GCACCAACAATTGCAGCAGCAGCTTATTTGCGATTGGCGGGAAGGCATCCAGTTCTTCCTTCGAACAATCTTTCGTATTCAGAGAACTTTCTTTACATGCTTGATTCATT GGGGAATAGATCTTACAAACCAAATCCTCGTCTAGCTCGTGTTATAGATATTCTGTTCATACTACATGCAGAACATGAGATGAACTGCTCCACCGCTGCTGCCCGACATTTAGCATCAAG CGGTGTTGATGTGTACACAGCTCTTGCTGGTGCTGTTGGGGCACTCTATGGTCCTCTTCATGGTGGTGCTAATGAG GCAGTGCTGAAAATGCTGAATGAGATTGGAAGTGTTGAAAACATACCGGACTTCATTGAAGGTGTCAAAAGCAG AAAACGGAAAATGTCGGGATTTGGGCATCGtgtatataaaaattatgatcCGAGAGCAAAGGTAATTAGGAAGTTGGCAGATGAAGTATTTTCCATAGTTGGCAGAGATCCCCTCATCGAG GTGGCCGTTGCTTTGGAGAAAGCTGCCCTATCAGACGAGTATTTCATAAAGCGGAAGTTGTACCCAAATGTTGATTTTTACTCTGGGTTAATTTACAG GGCGATGGGGTTCCCACCTGAGTTTTTCACTGTTCTGTTTGCTATCCCTCGAATGGCTGGATATTTGGCCCACTGGCGGGAGTCACTTGATGATCCTGACACGAAGATAATGCGACCCCAACAG GTGTATACAGGAGTCTGGTTGAGGCATTACACGCCTCTAAAAGAACGCACAGAGACATCCGATGCAGACAAGCTTGGTGAGGTCTCTGTTTCAAATGCGACAAGGCGACGACTTTCTGGTTCTGGAGCTTAA